In Odontesthes bonariensis isolate fOdoBon6 chromosome 9, fOdoBon6.hap1, whole genome shotgun sequence, the following proteins share a genomic window:
- the LOC142388011 gene encoding claudin-3-like has protein sequence MKWQLEFAAFGLALVGWICSVLTRCLALWKVSGTLNNTTATLPAYWDGVWLEWDHWDLAHDGSLHCSFYQSLMSLSGSFRTWRALIMAAIGAGAFAVVIGAVGVVWFPRRGQIKVFSGSLFVVSGILLLVPTAWTCHHTSQPLEGAVTLRRDWGPALYLGWISFALMLAGGVFLTTRCPNAEGQAEHPQGSRNSNVEEEANHPLSRINRTAFTHSQFQRRSEPI, from the coding sequence ATGAAGTGGCAGCTGGAGTTTGCCGCCTTTGGCTTGGCCCTCGTTGGATGGATATGTTCCGTTCTGACTCGCTGCCTCGCCCTGTGGAAGGTAAGCGGCACCCTCAACAACACGACGGCCACTCTGCCAGCTTACTGGGATGGGGTGTGGCTAGAGTGGGATCACTGGGATCTGGCCCACGATGGCAGCCTGCACTGCTCCTTCTACCAGTCTCTCATGTCTCTTTCCGGGAGTTTTCGGACGTGGAGAGCCCTCATCATGGCGGCCATTGGAGCTGGGGCTTTTGCGGTGGTTATCGGAGCGGTGGGGGTGGTGTGGTTCCCCAGGCGGGGCCAGATCAAAGTGTTTTCTGGTAGTCTCTTTGTTGTGTCAGGAATCCTGTTGCTGGTTCCCACAGCCTGGACATGCCACCACACCAGCCAGCCACTGGAGGGCGCTGTGACGCTGAGGAGGGACTGGGGGCCTGCCCTGTACCTCGGATGGATCTCCTTTGCCTTGATGCTGGCCGGTGGGGTGTTTCTGACCACGAGGTGCCCCAACGCTGAGGGGCAGGCGGAGCATCCTCAGGGCAGCAGGAACTCAAATGTAGAAGAGGAAGCCAATCACCCGCTGAGCAGGATCAACAGGACTGCCTTCACACACAGCCAGTTCCAACGCAGATCAGAGCCCATCTGA